A single Panthera tigris isolate Pti1 chromosome A3, P.tigris_Pti1_mat1.1, whole genome shotgun sequence DNA region contains:
- the POMC gene encoding pro-opiomelanocortin yields the protein MPRSCCSRPGALLLALLLQASMEVSGWCLESSQCQDLTTERSGARRGGARRRRAGAGLQDGAALTPRSPPFPQACIRACKPDLSAETPVLPGNGDEQPLTENPRKYVMGHFRWDRFGRRNGSAGQKREEEEVAAGDGGPGPRGDGGELGLREGKRSYSMEHFRWGKPVGKKRRPVKVYPNGAEDESVETFPLEFKRELAGERPEPALGPEGPADGAAALPDLEYGLVAEAEVAKKDEGPYKMEHFRWGSPPKDKRYGGFMTSEKSQTPLVTLFKNAIIKNAHKKGQ from the exons ATGCCGAGATCGTGCTGCAGCCGCCCAGGGGCCCTGCTGCTGGCCTTGCTGCTTCAGGCCTCCATGGAAGTGAGTGGCTGGTGCCTGGAGAGCAGCCAGTGTCAGGACCTCACCACGGAAA GGTCTGGGGCGCGCAGGGGCGGAGCGCGCAGGCGccgcgcgggggcggggctgcaGGACGGGGCGGCCCTAACCCCGCGCTCGCCGCCCTTCCCGCAGGCGTGCATCCGGGCGTGCAAGCCGGACCTCTCGGCCGAGACGCCCGTGCTCCCCGGCAACGGCGACGAGCAGCCGCTGACCGAGAACCCCCGGAAGTACGTCATGGGCCACTTCCGCTGGGACCGGTTCGGCCGCCGGAATGGCAGCGCGGGCCAGAAGCGCGAAGAGGAAGAGGTCGCGGCGGGCGACGGCGGCCCCGGGCCCCGCGGCGATGGCGGGGAGCTGGGCCTGCGCGAGGGCAAGCGCTCCTACTCCATGGAGCACTTCCGCTGGGGCAAGCCCGTGGGCAAGAAGCGACGCCCCGTGAAGGTGTACCCCAACGGCGCCGAGGACGAGTCGGTCGAGACCTTCCCCCTCGAGTTCAAGAGGGAGCTGGCCGGGGAGCGGCCGGAGCCGGCGCTCGGCCCCGAGGGCCCGGCCGACGGCGCCGCGGCCCTGCCCGACCTGGAGTATGGCCTGGTGGCAGAGGCCGAGGTGGCCAAGAAGGACGAAGGGCCCTATAAGATGGAGCATTTCCGCTGGGGCAGCCCGCCCAAGGACAAGCGCTACGGCGGCTTCATGACCTCGGAGAAGAGCCAGACGCCTCTGGTGACGCTGTTCAAAAACGCCATCATCAAGAACGCCCACAAGAAGGGCCAGTGA